In Glandiceps talaboti chromosome 4, keGlaTala1.1, whole genome shotgun sequence, a single window of DNA contains:
- the LOC144433960 gene encoding uncharacterized protein LOC144433960 isoform X1, which yields MGSYCKNLCSLNIGQLYKVTDECMSQLSTHLKQIEHLDLRGCKQIKDNCVRKIVRNCPRLQSLVLANCPLITDNALVEIATYLPTIRSLDVSGCKKISNTGVRSIAMSCPELANLDISSTNINHKSVTTIASYMNKYLESLRLSFCSDITEASVIKLAKNCRKLWSLHLFGCKGIRNLQYLRVINPNMDIKTDTQTSVSYDIWDFRWN from the exons ATGGGCAGCTATTGTAAGAATCTATGTAGTCTCAATATTGGACAGTTATACAAG GTAACAGATGAATGCATGTCTCAGTTATCAACTCACTTAAAACAAATTGAACACCTTGACCTTCGTGGCTGTAAACAG ATCAAAGATAACTGTGTGCGGAAGATTGTGAGGAACTGTCCAAGACTGCAAAGTTTGGTTCTAGCTAACTGCCCTCTAATCACAGACAATGCATTGGTTGAAATTGCTACTTACTTACCAACTATAAG ATCCCTGGATGTGAGTGGCTGTAAAAAGATTAGTAATACTGGTGTTAGATCCATTGCTATGAGTTGTCCTGAACTAGCAAACTTAGACATTAGTTCAACTAATATCAACCATAAAAG TGTAACAACCATTGCTAGCTACATGAACAAATACTTGGAGTCATTAAGGCTGAGTTTTTGTTCAGACATTACCGAGGCTAGCGTCATCAAGTTAGCCAAGAACTGTAGAAA GCTATGGAGTCTACATCTGTTTGGTTGTAAAGGCATTCGTAATTTACAGTATCTGAGAGTGATTAACCCCAATATGGATATcaaaacagacacacagaccAGTGTTTCCTACGACATCTGGGATTTCAGATGGAACTAG
- the LOC144433960 gene encoding uncharacterized protein LOC144433960 isoform X2, with protein MGSYCKNLCSLNIGQLYKVTDECMSQLSTHLKQIEHLDLRGCKQIKDNCVRKIVRNCPRLQSLVLANCPLITDNALVEIATYLPTIRSLDVSGCKKISNTGVRSIAMSCPELANLDISSTNINHKSVTTIASYMNKYLESLRLSFCSDITEASVIKLAKNCRKLRVVHLYGVRGLRRLSSMRSEFKFFIFD; from the exons ATGGGCAGCTATTGTAAGAATCTATGTAGTCTCAATATTGGACAGTTATACAAG GTAACAGATGAATGCATGTCTCAGTTATCAACTCACTTAAAACAAATTGAACACCTTGACCTTCGTGGCTGTAAACAG ATCAAAGATAACTGTGTGCGGAAGATTGTGAGGAACTGTCCAAGACTGCAAAGTTTGGTTCTAGCTAACTGCCCTCTAATCACAGACAATGCATTGGTTGAAATTGCTACTTACTTACCAACTATAAG ATCCCTGGATGTGAGTGGCTGTAAAAAGATTAGTAATACTGGTGTTAGATCCATTGCTATGAGTTGTCCTGAACTAGCAAACTTAGACATTAGTTCAACTAATATCAACCATAAAAG TGTAACAACCATTGCTAGCTACATGAACAAATACTTGGAGTCATTAAGGCTGAGTTTTTGTTCAGACATTACCGAGGCTAGCGTCATCAAGTTAGCCAAGAACTGTAGAAA GTTACGTGTTGTTCACCTGTATGGTGTGCGTGGTTTGCGTCGACTCAGCAGCATGAGATCTGAGTTCAAGTTTTTCATATTTGATTGA
- the LOC144434136 gene encoding uncharacterized protein LOC144434136: MSDISDSEARDLASVYMTDLRASMWKSVKADRERLLQDLEEHDSSYPGQNGDHGSVDFDLDTLRSRSAILRQEHLEGNQKSSQHPNGGSTYRVEKTEVLNNSRVRTSSHSSAGSANDYKQVNTSIEQSMGPKVGVDVIGIRNKVQQNGKVNGVFTSSKSNSSGNNTLLTVPDSGLSTDDTPRTTQLKDLRSKRLAYYDKKSPPTTTTEPVRQQGKKTPRKKTPRKEVPSRDIKNDIPIQGNGNIQAELIRANNKNVDPPQKILSGATHASRESATIGNNVKRDGFEQVSDVTHLYGERVQLQRESLSTPNFSVQGTKSNENTGDTAFEYCVEPVIDLKGLQEALKEGDEGLRKYLQEMGRLQQTNIPKEEGKHKIVNKFPTSPGVEMNFERQLNHLENSSVGLSVSPRERNRVSPRVGKKRDDSFIPKKQNIWEERTLRERPGETSVKNVVKDKKNKLAENKSKVGSPKVSSKELETLGLYDDLFRESKEERLNNEMTNLKTSLMKRDPPLTRNYDTTANAQETFFLTDVSRSGTERQLPDIPQRNHKPTNLGLDFNETSSDSDAVDRTDHGIHHVRNEWNFHKETVGDQSQSDLELETHRPDIRPISPLKQIKSNIPTPKSNQSSDKDEGEGKKMNVFNNGIGITPRLQTPKKPEGVPNLNLEPSSSSEESDHIEFLDFKEEKKPKKSGHKQLVGQTNSLGVPGYSKNKLSRPKERVMKSEFTLRLSMDSNASGASELVESEIFPLQKSTNLTTKFGHGIGKQSKEARNPSFYDVQSSKKVTKSVFSPKTVLEDLDLSTHRSSPTEGGSHSKSTERVKQQKLSSHDLMNEMYDDWIQTHANPMTHNVFLKQMPPNPTSESPRTDFFQDSSDHKPKRQPTGRSGVSVSDFLTGIDLQHSEGKMESATPEMRETQVMRPFDRGETILKANSKGLQSGRDVDKRKRNAETYKVLEKSFSDVEKKLAELGLEHLLDESKSPEFSKAADSRVQMIKMCPQCDAINREHITWCLECGCVLIGVQSEPHPDVVRAIASNYATEKEKPKNEDIPEDKPSPQDSLPSPPNVQKDMKSSDPKLLKANDMHAMSIEVDRKDPDHTVQKVFIDNSSPDPDESSKSVKENDLTQEEKQVVERQLTAYEQYLLHLERQRQLEGTQPDKPSLGKGNPKQGREIFDDISDGSQGTSQDTPGVESESPPEHENDVSVVEDSSDVPDDAPHPLFEIFLKDPRVKPGVLLAPVTTSQPRPSSAGPQRSVSEKTQTRPSSSGSKSKTRQYVEEGPYQRHWSRSSTAWDTYNKNELSTWASVDTCTTRKLSPQPRPLSAKKSVGTATSSNTARNKTKTKSANRQSTNYSSSNNNNNDNDTQRQRPKSASTRHKNEGDFGTDGPQRSKSATGQRGGRSQEDKFFQVNPAQLSDSTTRPLNSHGPSSVPPLTLKLLLESPREGRSLSIWQLLPDEILLKIFAFLNHRDLARCALVCHLFDRIARDDSLWRHISLEKKTLHDEWLEEIGKKCPTTLSLVQCRGARITSSGLRSLFRACSSSLEELNISGCSQGELVGDSILLHATRCPELAVIDASWCNVTDNAVVAIADSSNRLEAVCLNGCQALTDEALYAMVNKHANR, from the exons ATGTCTGATATCAGTGATAGCGAAGCCAGAGACCTTGCTTCAGTCTATATGACTGACTTACGGGCATCTATGTGGAAGAGTGTGAAGGCAGACAGAGAAAGATTACTACAAGATTTGGAAGAACATGACAG CTCCTACCCTGGCCAGAATGGAGACCATGGCAGtgttgactttgaccttgataCCCTAAGGTCAAGAAGTGCCATTCTCAGACAAGAACATCTTGAAGGTAATCAGAAGTCTAGTCAGCACCCTAATGGCGGATCTACTTATAGAGTTGAGAAGACAGAAGTGTTGAATAATAGCCGAGTGAGGACAAGTAGTCATAGTTCTGCTGGCAGTGCTAATGATTACAAACAAGTGAATACTAGTATAGAACAGTCAATGGGTCCAAAAGTTGGTGTGGATGTAATAGGTATAAGAAACAAAGTGCAACAAAATGGAAAAGTGAATGGAGTTTTCACATCAAGTAAGTCCAATTCATCTGGGAATAACACACTTCTCACTGTGCCTGACTCAGGATTATCTACTGATGACACTCCTAGAACTACACAACTGAAAGACCTTAGATCCAAGAGACTTGCTTATTATGATAAAAAAAGTCCACCTACTACAACGACTGAACCAGTCAGACAGCAAGGGAAGAAGACTCCAAGAAAGAAAACGCCAAGGAAAGAAGTCCCTAGCAGAGACATTAAAAATGATATACCTATACAGGGTAATGGGAACATTCAAGCAGAATTAATAAGAGCTAACAACAAAAATGTTGATCCTCCACAAAAGATTTTGTCAGGAGCTACACATGCTAGCAGAGAAAGTGCCACAATTGGCAATAATGTTAAGAGAGATGGTTTTGAACAAGTAAGTGATGTTACCCATTTGTATGGTGAAAGGGTACAGCTTCAAAGAGAAAGTCTCAGCACCCCAAACTTTTCAGTCCAAGGTACAAAGTCAAATGAGAACACAGGGGACACTGCATTTGAATATTGTGTAGAACCTGTTATAGATCTCAAAGGATTACAGGAAGCTCTAAAAGAGGGTGACGAAGGACTTCGCAAATATCTTCAAGAGATGGGTAGACTTCAACAAACCAATATTCCAAAAGAGGAAGGTAAACACAAGATTGTCAACAAATTTCCCACATCGCCAGGAGTTGAAATGAACTTTGAGAGGCAGCTAAACCATCTTGAGAATTCCAGTGTAGGGCTGTCAGTTTCACCCAGAGAAAGGAATCGTGTATCACCAAGGGTTGGAAAGAAACGGGATGATAGTTTTATTCCTAAGAAACAGAATATATGGGAAGAGAGAACTCTCAGAGAACGACCAGGGGAAACATCTGTTAAGAATGTTGTTAAAGATAAGAAAAATAAGTTGGCTGAGAATAAATCGAAAGTTGGCAGCCCAAAAGTCTCTTCAAAGGAATTGGAAACCCTTGGTTTATATGATGACTTATTCAGAGAAAGCAAAGAAGAGAGATTGAACAATGAAATGACAAACTTAAAAACATCATTGATGAAAAGAGATCCACCTCTTACCAGAAATTATGATACCACAGCTAATGCACAAGAGACCTTTTTTTTGACTGATGTTTCAAGAAGTGGGACTGAGAGGCAGCTGCCAGACATTCCACAGAGAAATCATAAACCAACTAATTTAGGGTTGGATTTCAATGAAACAAGTTCTGATTCAGATGCAGTAGACAGAACAGATCATGGAATACATCATGTTAGGAATGAGTGGAACTTCCATAAAGAAACCGTTGGGGATCAGAGTCAGAGCGATTTAGAATTGGAAACTCACCGTCCAGACATCCGTCCAATTTCACCCTTGAAACAGATAAAATCCAATATACCAACACCAAAATCTAACCAATCTTCTGATAAAGATGAAGGCGAGGGAAAGAAAATGAATGTTTTTAACAATGGTATAGGAATAACACCAAGACTGCAAACTCCAAAGAAACCTGAAGGTGTCCCAAATCTGAATCTTGAGCCCTCCTCCTCTTCAGAAGAAAGTGATCATATTGAATTTTTAGACTTCAAAGAAGAGAAAAAACCTAAAAAGTCTGGACACAAACAACTTGTTGGGCAAACTAATTCTCTTGGGGTACCTGGATATTCAAAGAACAAGTTGAGCAGACCTAAGGAAAGAGTTATGAAGAGTGAGTTTACTTTGAGGTTATCTATGGACAGTAATGCATCTGGTGCGAGTGAGTTAGTTGAATCAGAAATTTTCCCACTGCAGAAGAGCACAAATTTAACAACCAAGTTTGGTCATGGAATAGGCAAACAAAGTAAGGAGGCAAGGAATCCAAGTTTTTATGATGTACAGAGCAGCAAGAAAGTTACAAAGTCTGTGTTTTCTCCAAAGACAGTTTTGGAGGATTTGGACTTAAGTACTCACAGATCGTCACCTACAGAGGGCGGTAGTCATTCAAAGTCCACTGAGAGGGTTAAACAACAGAAGCTAAGCAGTCATGATCTGATGAATGAAATGTACGATGATTGGATACAAACCCATGCAAATCCAATGACTCATAATGTATTCCTTAAACAAATGCCGCCTAATCCCACTTCTGAATCTCCAAGAACAGACTTCTTCCAAGATTCGTCCGATCACAAACCAAAGAGGCAACCCACAGGCCGTTCTGGGGTGTCAGTTAGTGATTTTTTGACTGGCATTGATCTACAGCATTCAGAAGGAAAAATGGAAAGTGCAACACCTGAAATGAGAGAAACACAAGTGATGAGACCATTTGACAGAGGTGAGACCATTCTCAAAGCAAACAGTAAAGGACTCCAGTCAGGTAGAGATGTGGATAAGAGAAAGCGTAATGCTGAGACTTATAAGGTACTGGAGAAGAGTTTCTCTGATGTCGAGAAGAAGCTTGCAGAATTAGGTCTGGAACACTTGCTTGATGAGAGCAAGAGTCCAGAGTTTAGCAAAGCAGCTGATAGTAGAGTTCAGATGATTAAAATGTGTCCACAGTGTGATGCAATAAACCGAGAACACATCACATGGTGTTTAGAATGTGGATGTGTACTAATAGGAGTACAATCAGAACCACATCCAGATGTTGTCAGAGCCATCGCCAGTAACTACGCTACAGAAAAAGAGAAACCCAAAAATGAAGACATCCCAGAAGACAAGCCAAGTCCCCAGGATAGTTTACCGTCTCCACCAAATGTTCAAAAGGATATGAAGAGCAGCGATCCAAAACTATTAAAGGCAAATGACATGCATGCAATGTCTATTGAAGTTGATAGAAAAGATCCTGACCACACAGTTCAGAAAGTTTTTATCGACAATAGTTCACCAGATCCAGATGAGAGTTCAAAGAGTGTAAAGGAAAATGATTTGACCCAAGAAGAGAAGCAAGTGGTAGAAAGACAACTGACCGCATATGAGCAATACCTACTTCACCTTGAGAGGCAGAGACAGTTGGAAGGAACACAGCCTGACAAACCTTCACTAGGGAAGGGGAATCCTAAACAGGGACGAGAGATATTTGATGACATTTCTGATGGAAGTCAGGGAACTAGTCAAGACACTCCTGGTGTAGAATCCGAGAGTCCACCAGAGCATGAGAATGATGTTAGTGTTGTAGAAGATTCTAGTGATGTTCCAGATGATGCCCCGCATCCTCTCTTTGAAATATTCCTGAAAGATCCCAGAGTCAAACCTGGGGTACTCTTGGCTCCCGTTACAACAAGCCAGCCAAGACCAAGTAGTGCTGGTCCTCAGAGATCAGTCAGTGAGAAAACTCAAACTAGACCTTCATCTTCTGGTAGTAAAAGCAAAACTCGGCAATATGTTGAAGAGGGACCATACCAGAGACATTGGTCAAGGTCCAGTACTGCCTGGGATACTTATAACAAGAATGAGCTCAGTACCTGGGCAagtgttgatacatgtacaacaagAAAATTGTCTCCACAACCAAGACCACTCAGTGCTAAGAAGTCAGTAGGTACTGCAACAAGTAGTAACACTgcaagaaataaaaccaaaaccAAATCTGCCAACAGACAGAGCACTAATTATTCCTCctcaaataataataacaatgataatgatacacagagacagagaccaAAGTCTGCAAGTACAAGACACAAAAATGAAGGTGACTTTGGTACTGATGGCCCTCAAAGATCAAAGTCGGCTACAGGTCAGAGAGGTGGAAGAAGTCAGGAAGATAAATTTTTCCAAGTAAATCCCGCACAGCTGTCAg ATAGCACTACCAGACCGTTGAATAGTCATGGCCCAAGCAGTGTTCCACCACTCACTTTAAAACTTCTCCTAGAG AGTCCAAGGGAGGGAAGAAGTTTGTCTATCTGGCAGCTTCTGCCAGATGAGATTCTCTTGAAGATATTTGCATTTCTGAATCACAGAGACTTAGCAAGATGTGCTCTTGTCTGTCATCTGTTTGACAGGATAGCTAGAGATGACTCGTTAT GGAGACATATTAGTcttgaaaagaaaacattacATGATGAGTGGTTAGAAGAAATTGGAAAGAAATGTCCAACCACTTTATCCTTAGTGCAATGTCGAGGTGCTCGGATCACTAGCTCTGGACTTAGAAGTTTATTTAGAGCTTGCAGTTCAAGTCTAGAG GAACTAAACATCAGCGGTTGTAGTCAGGGTGAGTTAGTTGGTGATTCAATACTACTCCATGCTACTAGATGTCCTGAGTTAGCTGTTATTGATGCAAGTTGGTGCAATGTGACTGACAATGCTGTAGTAGCAATAGCAGACAGTTCAAACAG ATTGGAGGCTGTTTGCCTGAATGGATGCCAAGCATTAACAGATGAAGCTTTATATGCCATGGTGAATAAACATGCCAACAGGTAA
- the LOC144434059 gene encoding splicing factor 3A subunit 2-like produces MDFQHRAGGKTGSGGVASASESNRDRRERLRQLALETIDLAKDPYFMKNHLGSYECKLCLTLHNNEGSYLAHTQGKKHQSNLGRRAAKEAKESPAQPAPEKARVEIKKFVKIGRPGYKVTKQRDPENGQQSLLFQVDYPEIVEGLLPRHRFMSAYEQKVEPPDRKWQYLLFAAEPYETISFKVPSREVDKADGKFWAQWNRETKQFFLQFAFKMDNRNFPPHQGHPSGHGGPPGHSGPPGHGGPPGHGGPQGPGGPPGHHGPPGPGGPPGHHGGPPGHGPPGQSGPPGHGGPPGHGGPPGHGGPLGPGGPPGHGPPGHSGPPGHSGPPPRGPPPPAPPPPPSGVPPPGLPPPRHNLMPPGSAPPPPPPPFPQR; encoded by the exons ATGGATTTCCAGCACAGAGCTGGTGGTAAGACAGGTAGTGGTGGTGTCGCCTCAGCGTCAGAATCCAACAGAGATAGAAGAGAAAGACTTCGACAGCTCGCATTGGAAACTATAGACTTAGCAAAG GATCCctattttatgaaaaatcatTTAGGTTCATATGAATGTAAACTATGTCTGACGTTACACAACAATGAAGGTAGTTATCTAGCTCACACACAAGGCAAGAAACATCAGTCAAATCT TGGGAGGAGGGCAGCAAAGGAGGCCAAGGAGTCACCAGCACAACCAGCACCAGAGAAAGCTAGAGTAGAAATCaagaaatttgtaaaaatagGAAGGCCTGGCTACAAAG tAACCAAGCAGAGAGATCCAGAGAATGGGCAACAGAGTTTACTATTTCAG GTTGATTATCCAGAAATTGTAGAAGGACTTCTGCCACGACATCGATTTATGTCAGCATATGAACAGAAAGTGGAACCACCAGATAGAAAATGgcaatatttattatttgcTGCTGAACCATATGAAACTATTTCCTTCAAG GTTCCTAGCCGAGAGGTCGATAAAGCAGATGGTAAATTCTGGGCACAGTGGAATAGAGAAACTAAGCAG TTCTTTTTACAGTTTGCTTTCAAGATGGACAATAGAAACTTTCCTCCACATCAAGGGCATCCATCAGGACATGGTGGTCCACCTGGACATAGTGGTCCACCTGGGCATGGTGGACCACCAGGACATGGTGGTCCTCAGGGGCCTGGAGGCCCTCCAGGCCATCATGGTCCACCAGGGCCTGGAGGCCCTCCGGGCCACCATGGTGGTCCACCAGGACATGGTCCTCCAGGACAAAGTGGACCACCAGGACATGGTGGTCCCCCAGGACATGGTGGCCCACCAGGACATGGTGGTCCGTTGGGTCCTGGTGGCCCTCCAGGACATGGTCCACCTGGCCATAGCGGTCCACCAGGACACAGCGGCCCACCACCAAGAGGACctccaccaccagcaccacctcCTCCCCCTTCAGGAGTTCCACCACCTGGTTTGCCTCCTCCAAGACACAACCTTATGCCACCAGGCAGTGCCCCTCCTCCACCTCCACCTCCATTTCCtcaacgataa